A single window of Apodemus sylvaticus chromosome 4, mApoSyl1.1, whole genome shotgun sequence DNA harbors:
- the LOC127683644 gene encoding endogenous retrovirus group K member 10 Gag polyprotein-like, whose amino-acid sequence MQLQKLEFEIKLQKLTNELQELKRVSNTRENNNSETRQSPLERVINQARREGQDTSEILAFPVLEIEDQDNVIRQYQTLEFKVIKELKLAVAQYGPTAPFKQALLDTVIESNLTPQDWKTLCKTTLSEGDFLLWSSEWREASKRTATTNTQAGHPEWSVEMLLGEGLYEGNNNQIGFPIAVYAQIAVAARRAWNLLPSKGDLSGNLTAVKQAPDELFQDFVDRLLKTANRIFGNSQAGNPLVTQLAYENANAACREAIRPQRGKTDLAGYIRLCSEIGPSYNQGLAMAAALQGTTIQGILSQRRGNRRCFKCGSLGHFKSDCPDNKPSINGQSGGPAGTCHKCRKGNHWVKGCKSKNNFQGRPVSGNGGRGQPQAPLHLRQTVCGAQLLPSQGNPSLTSPELHQEMQDWNSVACAMPY is encoded by the coding sequence atgcaattacaaaagttagagtttgaaattaaattgcagaaattgactaatgaattacaggagctaaaaagggtctctaatactagagagaacaataactcggagacccgccagtcgccattagaaagagttataaaccaggcccgcagggaggggcaggatacgtcagaaatcttagcttttccagtccttgagatagaagaccaggacaatgtgattagacaatatcagaccttggaatttaaggtgataaaagaattaaagctagccgtagcccagtatgGCCCAACAGCTCCCTTTAAacaggcgttattggatactgtgatagagtcgaatctaactccacaggattggaaaacgctgtgtaaaaCTACGTTGTCGgagggagatttcttgctttggagttctgaatggcgtgaggctagcaaaagaaccgccaccactaacactcaagcaggccatccagaatggagtgtggagatgttactgggggaaggcctatatgaaggaaataataaccagattgggtttcccatcgcagtgtatgcgcagattgcggtggccgcccgccgtgcaTGGAATCTGTTACCAtctaagggagatcttagtggaaatctaacagctgtgaaacaggctcccgacgaactctttcaggatttcgtagacagattgctaaaaacagctaatagaatttttggaaactctcaggcagggaatccgctggttactcaactagcctatgagaatgctaatgcagcctgccgggaggccattagaccccagaggggaaagacGGACCTAGCTGGTTACATccgtctttgttctgaaatcggcccttcctataatcagggtttagctatggcggcagcgctgcagggaactaCAATCCAGGGAAttctttcgcagagacgaggGAACagaagatgttttaaatgtggtagtctgggtcattttaaaagtgattgtcctgataataagcccagtataaacgggcaatcaggtggtccagcaggaacatgccataagtgtagaaaaggaaatcattgggttaagggatgcaagtcaaaaaataacttccaaggtagacccgtgtcgggaaacgggggcaggggccagccccaggccccgttGCATCTAAGAcagactgtctgtggggcacagctgctgccgagccaaggaaatccatctttgacctcgccagagctacaccaggaaatGCAGGACTGGAACTCTGTTGCGTGTGCCATGCCGTACTAG